From one Lycium ferocissimum isolate CSIRO_LF1 chromosome 7, AGI_CSIRO_Lferr_CH_V1, whole genome shotgun sequence genomic stretch:
- the LOC132063677 gene encoding proline--tRNA ligase, chloroplastic/mitochondrial-like, with amino-acid sequence MGALRLPALTSFFTVRSPAPAIKQRLRLPLRRPFSTAEKVVGAVVDKEKEKERVITPRSEDFNAWYLDVIANAELADYGPVRGTMVIRPYGYAIWEAIQEYMNVKFKETGHSNMYFPQFIPYSFIEKEASHVEGFSPELALVTVGGGKELEEKLVVRPTSETIVNHMFTQWIHSYRDLPLMINQWANVTRWEMRTKPFIRTLEFLWQEGHTAHATAEEAEKEAMQMIDVYTKFAYEQAAIPVIAGRKSRVETFAGASTTYTIEAMMGDRKALQAGTSHNLGQNFSRAFGTQFTDENGLRQHVWQTSWAISTRFVGGIIMTHGDDAGLLLPPRLAPVQVVIVPIWKKDNEKTGVLTASSSVKETLQAAGIKVKIDDSDQRTPGWKFNYYEMKGVPLRIEIGPRDVSSGTVVISRRDVPGKQGKVFGISMEPSALVAYVKDKLNEVQSSLLERATTFRDSNIVDVYSYNELKEAIAQGKWARGPWSAGDEEELKVKEETGATIRCFPFEQPEEPMKCLMTGNSADEVAIFAKSY; translated from the exons ATGGGGGCTCTAAGGCTACCCGCTTTAACTTCATTCTTCACTGTCAGGTCGCCGGCGCCGGCCATAAAACAGCGTCTCCGGTTACCTCTCCGGCGACCTTTCTCCACGGCCGAGAAAGTGGTGGGTGCAGTTGTTgataaagagaaagagaaagagagagtgaTAACACCACGTTCAGAGGATTTTAATGCTTGGTATTTGGATGTAATTGCTAATGCTGAGCTTGCTGATTATGGACCTGTTCGTGGTACTATGGTTATTAGACCCTATGGTTATGCTATTTGGGAAGCTATACAG GAGTACATGAATGTGAAGTTTAAAGAAACTGGACACAGTAACATGTATTTCCCTCAG TTTATACCATATTCCTTCATTGAGAAAGAAGCTAGTCATGTTGAGGGTTTCAGTCCAGAATTAGCTCTCGTTACTGTTGGAGGAGGAAAAGAACTTGAAGAAAAGCTTGTG GTCAGACCTACTAGTGAAACAATTGTGAATCATATGTTTACTCAATGGATTCATAGTTACCGTGACCTTCCTCTCATGATCAATCAG TGGGCAAATGTCACGAGATGGGAGATGCGAACCAAACCATTTATTAGGACGCTTGAATTTCTTTGGCAGGAGGGCCATACTGCCCATGCCACTGCAGAAGAAGCAGAAAAAGAG GCAATGCAGATGATCGATGTATATACGAAATTTGCTTATGAGCAAGCTGCAATACCTGTTATTGCAGGTAGGAAATCGAGGGTGGAGACGTTTGCCGGTGCTTCAACGACCTATACAATTGAAGCAATGATGGGGGATAGGAAAGCTTTACAGGCGGGCACAAGCCACAACCTGGGTCAGAATTTTTCCCGTGCATTTGGAACACAG TTCACAGATGAAAATGGGCTACGACAACATGTCTGGCAGACATCATGGGCAATTAGCACTCGCTTTGTGGGAGGTATCATCATGACACATGGGGATGACGCTGGCTTACTGCTGCCCCCAAGGCTGGCTCCTGTGCAG GTCGTTATTGTCCCAATATGGAAGAAGGACAATGAGAAGACAGGAGTTTTGACTGCTTCATCATCCGTGAAAGAAACTTTACAAGCTGCAGGGATAAAAGTGAAGATTGATGACTCTGATCAGAGAACACCTGGATGGAAATTTAACTACTATGAAATGAAG GGAGTCCCTTTGAGGATTGAAATTGGCCCGCGAGATGTATCAAGTGGAACTGTGGTCATCTCTAGAAGAGATGTTCCTGGAAAGCAAGGGAAAGTTTTTGGAATATCCATGGAGCCTTCAGCCCTGGTGGCTTACGTCAAAGACAAGTTGAATGAGGTCCAATCATCGCTTTTGGAAAGGGCAACAACTTTTCGTGACAG TAACATTGTGGACGTGTATTCATATAATGAGCTTAAGGAGGCAATAGCTCAAGGAAAATGGGCCAGGGGGCCTTGGTCAGCTGG TGACGAGGAAGAATTGAAGGTGAAAGAAGAAACAGGGGCAACCATTAGATGTTTCCCTTTTGAGCAGCCTGAGGAACCAATGAAGTGCTTGATGACGGGCAATTCAGCAGATGAAGTTGCAATATTTGCCAAATCTTATTAG
- the LOC132062583 gene encoding 3,9-dihydroxypterocarpan 6A-monooxygenase-like has translation MADVQGYWLIGLASSIFIWFLFRNRTNSRLPPSPFSLPIIGHLHLLGPIPHQALHKLSNRYGPLIHIMLGSVPFLVVSSPEMAKIFLKTHEISFLNRPQAAIVDYLTYGSKDFIFAPYGPYWKFMKKIIMSDLLGGRTLDLLFPVRHDEIKRFVMLLLQKAKAGEETDVEAELLRVTNNVISRMIMRERCSENQNEAGSVKKLIQDIAELSGKFNLSDYIWFCKNLDLQGFRTRIKDVSGRFDQMMERIINEHQEARRMRDQSNDGSEFVKDLLDILLDIADDEHAEMRLTRENIKAFILDIFAAGTDTSAITTEWALSELINHPSIMQKAVQEIDIVIGKNRLVKESDITNLPYLQAIVKETLRLHPTSPIIGRESSEDCSIEGYHIPAKTRVFVNVWSINRDPNYWEDPLEFKPERFLSDERGHQLDVRGQHYQFLPFGSGRRSCPGTSLALQVVQTSLAVMIQCFEWKVSGGVNGKVDMAEGTGLTLPRAHPLLCIPVARLNPFPSM, from the exons ATGGCTGATGTCCAAGGCTACTGGTTAATTGGCCTAGCTTCTAGCATATTTATCTGGTTTCTATTCAGAAATAGAACGAATTCTCGCCTTCCTCCAAGCCCCTTTTCTTTGCCAATTATCGGTCACCTGCACCTTCTTGGTCCAATTCCTCACCAGGCACTTCACAAGCTTTCAAACCGCTATGGACCTTTGATCCACATAATGCTCGGTTCTGTGCCTTTTCTTGTAGTTTCATCACCTGAAAtggccaaaattttcctaaaaactcatgaaatatccTTTTTAAATCGACCACAAGCAGCTATAGTAGACTACTTGACTTACGGCTCGAAAGACTTCATTTTTGCCCCTTATGGACCTTATTGGAAGttcatgaagaaaataatcatGTCTGACCTCCTTGGTGGTCGAACGCTGGACCTGCTTTTTCCTGTAAGACACGATGAAATAAAACGTTTTGTTATGTTATTGTTACAGAAGGCCAAAGCAGGGGAGGAAACAGATGTAGAAGCTGAGCTTTTGAGGGTCACAAATAATGTAATTTCAAGAATGATAATGAGAGAAAGGTGTTCCGAAAATCAAAATGAAGCTGGGAGTGTAAAGAAGCTGATTCAAGATATAGCTGAACTCAGTGGGAAATTTAATCTGTCAGATTATATTTGGTTTTGCAAGAACTTGGATTTGCAAGGTTTCAGAACGAGGATTAAGGATGTTAGTGGCAGGTTCGATCAGATGATGGAGAGGATCATCAATGAACACCAAGAAGCAAGGAGGATGAGAGATCAAAGCAATGATGGAAGTGAATTCGtgaaagatcttcttgataTTCTTCTCGATATAGCAGATGATGAACACGCGGAGATGAGACTGACAAGAGAGAACATCAAAGCTTTCATCCTT gACATATTTGCTGCTGGCACTGATACCTCAGCAATCACAACAGAGTGGGCACTATCAGAGCTGATTAACCATCCAAGCATTATGCAGAAAGCAGTACAGGAAATTGATATTGTCATTGGAAAGAACCGACTTGTCAAAGAATCAGACATCACAAACCTCCCATACCTTCAAGCCATAGTTAAAGAAACTCTCAGATTACATCCTACTAGTCCTATAATTGgtagagaatcaagtgaagacTGTTCCATTGAAGGCTATCATATACCGGCAAAAACTAGAGTATTTGTCAATGTTTGGTCTATTAATAGGGATCCAAATTATTGGGAAGATCCACTTGAGTTTAAACCAGAAAGATTTCTTAGCGACGAAAGAGGTCATCAGTTGGATGTCAGGGGACAACACTATCAGTTTCTGCCATTTGGAAGCGGGCGAAGAAGCTGCCCTGGAACTTCTTTAGCATTGCAAGTTGTTCAGACAAGCCTTGCTGTCATGATTCAGTGTTTTGAATGGAAGGTTAGTGGTGGAGTGAATGGTAAAGTGGACATGGCAGAGGGAACTGGTCTCACTCTTCCTAGAGCTCATCCTTTACTTTGTATTCCAGTGGCTAGGCTTAATCCATTTCCATCTATGTAA